The following nucleotide sequence is from Salvia miltiorrhiza cultivar Shanhuang (shh) chromosome 7, IMPLAD_Smil_shh, whole genome shotgun sequence.
aaacataaaatcaaaactaatgttatcaagtaggctatcaaggaaccccaatgcagcactacctactcaataacacaaccactatcaagtaggctatcaaggaaccccattgcggatgctcttacgAAACTTACGatcctttataaattaaaaacccCGAAATATTATACTGATTTGAGAGATTTTGTATACCATCTACAGAGGTGATATACGTAATACAAatcataaatataattattattaactttatataattttaatacaatattatatcaaataatatattatattttacatatattttaatGTACTATTctttaaaacatgatagatAGTAAAAGACAACTCAGTCAAATATATCACAACTTACCACATACCACGTActaaacaaatatatatatatatatatatatatatatatatatatatatagaagatgTTGGAATACAAGTTTGCGGGCGTTACAATGAAACAGAAAGcaggagatgagattacaaagtaaaaactgtattgaaattacaatataaCGAAACCAGGAAAAACAGGCGAGTCGAGGAGggtcctctgtccgcaagacgagatacgccccggtagtgctctcggtttggtgtgtcgtccccaaagataaaacggcttcgtctcgtaggtagcagcaccgcagaccaacgagctccggcgaactggaatgaggcgagaacagaactttAACGATGATGCAGAATGCAACAGAGTTTCAGTATTTGGTTTGCTTGATGATGTGTGTTCATGATGCATGGAGGCtatcctatttataggcacataCCACATCAATGGGGGAGCCTGCAGGTTTAATTCCATTGATGGAATTCAAAAGGTGTCGGAGGTTACAGCAGTAACAGACGTAACAGCAGGGCTGTTTGAATCTGCCATGACTCCTCCGACAGCAGCAGTTACGTGGGAAGgacaatatataaaaaagaatcaACACATAAAACTATAATAACTACCGTCCATTTAGTAAAAGATCAATGATACAATATGTTATaccatgagagagagagagaggagttcAGGTTTGTCCATTGCATGAATATTATGTTCTCCAAATTTCAAATCAAGAAAAACTAGCAAAAGCCATTTGGTTTCTTGTTATTGGGTAATGTTTACCGGCCCCCAacaaatattttttgtaataaaaaaaaagagaaaaatattgCAAGCAAAGAGATCTTGTACACATTCCTGAATCACTGTTCCAGTTCATTTGGGAGTACTATGTTgtctataaatatattttttgtctaaatttaatatttttattttaatagtaaAGTTTTTGTAAGTTCTATATTTATCATTCTTAATGATTTGCTTTGGAAGATAATCTATAATCCATATATACATAGAGTTGCAATGCGAATAactatttttcgtgaaaaatgagaataacgaataagctGTTTGTAATGCACATATAATCGTATTCAGTTAAATTTTTGCCTCCTCCTCAAAAATTCGAGTAAACTGAATTTTTTCGCTTCtactgacaaacatggttttcgtacctcaattccacatgttttgttgtcatttcccttcatgttttgcttgtgaatgcttgtttgtgcccgaatatttagttttataaagatttgatatcttggtgtagttttggagcaatttcaggaaacctcaatgattaattggaggattttgaagatatgagattgaagtacgtctcgagaggaatccgtgagcgcaaacggcgaccaaatccgagtccggacgagggagaacggagcaaaacgagcggactgcgcaatacgcccagtaccccgcggtcaccacccgcggccgcggggtgggaccgcgggtcagctgcccccgactccaggagacacccgcggtcaccacccgcggccgcggggcgggaccgcgggtcccctgactctcccccacgtttgaaggccgcggacgcgggccgtaaccgcgggaaaagagcggagcatccccaggtgggccccagtcgcgtttttcagcccttaacccccatttttccccttttcctcacattattcatcatccccaacattcaacacacccatttttccatcttccccaattcctccacaccaaactctagcctccattaccacatctttttaccaaaattgaatgcattgaagaggagagaagattggagaaagctcattaataggatttgtcacttcttactctctctttcatttatgtatttctttgatttaggtttgttgtttgtgaacatgtttggataaaatcccccattggtttggggattaggctagttgattatgtgatggattgattattatgcttaatatatgtcttgattatttccttgttattatcttttcaagccctagctttaattcttgtatggattgttggtcactttctatgcatttctaatttgtgatttgaattgggagaggataatcataatagattaggagcttgaaacatattgactcaataaaccgggaggttgagagttgggtgagagtttaccgatcctttgtgcttttgggagttataggttagaagttgaccggggacggcaactatgacccgtaatctaccgttttagtcgtccgggagggggctagaactagtggggagatcactctagataaataggaatatcaagactaatattgagctaatttgaagtccattgctaatccatcgatgcctaatccctaaaccaccttcatcacttaattaatccactttgtttgattgttcttattttgtctttgaatttgttagttaatcaaaccactcacctccttgtttagtctaaatagctctagcataatgaattaggataatcactagattgaactactaatccttgtgggatacgaccttgcttccatatattacaactacccgtatacttgcggcgtggtgaaaatattagcgaaagATTTAAATGTTTTCACGTTCTAAAACGATTatattgaaataattttttttatataaattacataagtaaataaaaaaaattaatgaccaCATGACGATGGACTCAAGCCCAGGACCTCAGACCAACACACCTCACAAAATGAAaatcttttatttcatttatgtgCACTTGAACCGAATATGTTAATTTTTTAAGTTTATCCAAAATCAATAGTTGTTTTTagaagggttaatagccggaaaatacactaactattttcaaatttgcatattgcacatgaccttcaaaaatagcaacagaatacatcaccttttaatttagttgcaaTTTGCACATACGTTGACCATCCCTTAAATTCTAGATGACGTGTCTCCCGGAATTTGCAGACGTGGACGCACCAGCGATcaagtaaaacgacgtcgtttttgtcaagcttttttaaataaaaaaaacatgaaatcTGCAAACGACGTCgttgacctctctctctctctctctctggcccATCCCTCTCCCCCTGActcctctttctctttctcgacCAGACTCGCCGAAGGCTCCCGCTGCGCCCCCTCTCTCCTCTGCTTCGGCGAGCAGCCAGCCGGCCTCACCTCCCCCGACTtccctctctctcgtctctcacacacAGACCAAACACACACACTGACACCTGagaactcacacacacaacgcACCACCTCAGGCCACTGCCTCCCTCTGAAATCCGGCGACGACACAACCACCGGCCATGTCTTCGCCCCTAGATCCCCAATCCAGACGCCACCCCTTCGATTCCGGCGATCGCGATCTGTGGCTTCACGCCGCCACTATCGTGCCCTAGCTCCTACCTCCCTCTTCCCTTTGCCATCGGCCATGTCTCCGCCCCTAGATCCCCAATCCAGACGCTATCACCGGAAGAAAGGAGAAGGCGCAGCGTCGATATCCAGATCTGAGACGGAGGCGGTGGCCTGAGGTGGTTAGTTCCCTTTTTCCCCAAAACTCTAGATCCGATCCCCAAATCTGGTGGAGGGCGGCAGATCGTGGGGGAAGAGAAAGTCGCGGTGACGTGGCATCAGAGCGGGGCTGCTTCGGTGGCCTCGGATGCTCGGTGGTCGGGAGAGGAAGTCGCAGCGACGGGGCTGCTTCGGGCAggagattgaagaagaagacatttttctttatttttttatttttttattttttctccctatcaaaacgacgtcgttttgaacgcGTGGCTTGCCACTGTGTAAAAAATTCCACGCGTAATGCCATGTAGTTTAAAATAATGTCCacgtcatcgccggtcaaacaTGAGAGTGGTCGGAACTTTCGCCGGGTGCAAATTGCAACTAAATCAAAAGGTCATGTATTATGGAGCTATTTttaaaggtcatgtgcaatatgcaaatctgaaaatagttggtgtattttccggctattaaccctttttaGAACTTGTCGGTTTATCATTCGATTGAGCGGAAATGACATGGCCTAtttactttctaaaaattatattgctattattattattattattattattattattattattattattattattattattattattattattattaactcttgttttttgcaattaattaattatccgAACATTCACAAAACATAAAACACCATAGAAAAAAAAGTGCCCcttgttttgtttttcattGTTGGGCAAGACTGTCCGGCCGAACCGGCCGCCAACAAAAACTACTTCTACCTAATAATTTTGTGTGTATTactttaataattattactatagTCTACttttaaacaataaaattaaaaattttgcaTCATTAGTAAGGATCCACAATTGATTAATCTGTTCATTAATAATTTACTCGAATCAAACTGAAAATATTGTTAATATGTTAGTCATAATTATCCATCGATCGGTTAGCAACCATTTGGCATCGTTCGCTATAGCTCATATATTCAAACATCACTTCACATATATATCTTTGGCATCGTTCGCTATAGCTCATATATTCAAACATCacttcacatatatatatataggttcaagtaaaaatcattaaataaaaaaatatatataattattttcagtcattcgagtATTAAGATTTTCgttggatgcatcatcttgataGATGAATGTAATACTTGGGTTCAAAtcctaaaaaaattgatttttttttccgagTATAGTAAATTTAGCAGCAgatgtattaatttttacagttgaTACAGTAATTCTAATGGATCTCACATTTTTATGAAATCGTAGTTTTCGATAGAACCACACACAGACATACacacacactatatatatatatatatatatatatatatatatatatatatatgaatgagatcatgtagtaCATAAACCTTAGTATATGTAATATCAAATCAGGACCACACATTTATTAATGTGTAAACACATAATAGCGTTATACGTGATAGAGGCCTTCTAAGACAAAAAACACTCGAAGGCATAATATTGCCTCTTAAAAATGTCGGATAGTTTAAGATTTTCCGCATTTTAAAAGTTTTTAACGcgcttttattttttaactcaTGTTTAATATGCATAATGTTGAACATAAAAATGCATGATGTTACATTTATGCATAGATAATTTTTATTCGATTATTCCAATTCATTGTTCATCTTCTCTCTTAGTCTATTATCCTAATTCATCTATTGTGGGTGTTGTTGTTATTGAGTCTGAGTGCAGATGATATAAGGCGGTGATGGTGGCAGCGTGGTGTTATTAATGTTGATCAAAGCGAGGATTTTCTTTAGTATATATCACATACTTATGCAATTTTAAGCCGTACAATCATAAACTCTAGATctaaatttattatttcttgGCACcgttctttctctttttttataataaatcaGCATTGCACAACTAAGTCAATCGTTGTCACGAGCTGTTTGGTGACAAGGAGCAGGTGATGACAGCCCTAGATTTATCTGTCCTTCTAAATCAACGTtgttctttctctttctctatcACAAATCGATGCCGCACAACTAAGTTAATCGTTGGCGCGAGTAGTTGGCGGATAATAGAGACGAGGAGCAAGTGCAACCTAATTTgcacaaaaatcaaaatatatctTACGTAAAGTTATTTGAACATAATatgcatataatcaaatataaatataaatatatttatatatatatatataattagacgTAAATATGCATAAGTCTGTAATCAATGTGAATTTAATTATACATCTATGCATTTTTTACTTGAAGAAATGTAAAGAATCTCaaattatcatatttttaaGGAACaataatactctcttcgtcccacgaagcatgactcactttccttttttgtttgtctcacgaagcttgacctgtttctaaaaatgacaaaaaatttaccttttattcacattttcactttttcacctaccacacttaacacataaaataccaatttcttaattttcgtgccaaaGAGAAAtgagtcatgcttcatgggacggagggagtatctattGGAAGGCTTTTGTCACAGTGTCTTTATACGCCtgttaaatactccctccgtcccgctaaaagCGGCCACGTTTgtttcggcacagagattaagaaggggattgttatgttttaattgagtgtgacccaccaaaattagtgagtaattttagaAAGTGggctacaattgttgaccaaattagtgagtaattttggtatttttagaaagtggcctacaattgttgatcaaattagtgagtaattgttgacttaattaaaataaatttttgccatttttagaaagtagtcACTTCTAATGGGACACTCAAAAAAGAAATGTGACCACTTTTAACGGGACGGAGGAGTAACAAATTTATTACCGAAACTCAGCTCTCTCTACATATAAAAGAATGAAGTGAATTTGATTGGAGTCGAGCAATCCAAAATAAATCTTCTCACCTTATAAACTATCTTTAAAGTCGCTTCGAATGATTAGTATGgtcaaatattttttattgttaaacTAATATATGCCTAAATGGAATCTCTACTCTTACTTAATAGACCAAATTGTACAGTTAATTGCATAGCACTGCACTGCAGGGGACACGTGAGTGGGGGCCACGTGCAAGTTTGCTTTGGTCTAAAAGTCAGCACATCGTGTAAGACCAAAACACCGTGTTTGACTCTCTTTATatttcacatttttctttttttgataaacatATTTCTCATTATTAATTGTGGAAAAAAATTTGCTCATCATCTAGGGCCCTAGGCGTATAGCATGGGGTGAATTTCATTcaactattaaaccctaaaaTACACTATTTTGTGTGCGTAAGTTCGTGATGTAATAGTGAAATTAATATCCTACTTTAAATATTTAAGATTcgaatttattataatttctaaaaaattatattttttcaacttAAGAAAAGACTatcttatatttatattaaaaatatatatagtattacCCAAATTAAACGAAAAGAAATCAAAGTTAATACTGTAAACAAGTCAAGTTATTTGAGTTTTGATATGAAAAAATTACTCGTGTTTATTTAACGAGGTTCATTAGCAAATGCATAAAATTAGAGCTTTACAATTACCcgtgatcaaatttatttatttgcgAACTTTATAATAATATACTTGTGAAGTAGGCTGAgacaaaactataaatttaattgagattatcgcaaaaaaaaaaaaaaacacgaactttgaaaaacaTTACTATAATTTTCACCTGAATATTCAAtgaagccaaaaaatacataaatttatatttttgttacaattttcacctaagtttgacttacgctgaaattagagcttagttgcTAGTCGGAAGTTCATctgatgttggtctaacttATTATAGTGAGGAGTATTTAGAAGTTCGAAGGTCTAAgaaggcaaaaattaatatacttTACTTAACTAGTAtgtccattcgtgcgatgcacgacgaacataaaaataagttacatgtttaaataaataagtataaatattaaatagaattaaaaatataaataaatgcaaaatatatttttaaaataaataaaataattcatatcaattactcaataaaatctcgaatttaaaaacataaattttcaactttgtataaagtgtagtgataattatacttattaatttgataatgaaaattaacattacacattattattattatagagtattacacatCATAATGAATAAATagatattttcatacacaaaaataaataaaaagttgtaagaTTCTAacgaagagagaaaataaaatattttaaagttttcgtaatttattcgttttaaattcatttttgatgatttttatatcttattaaataatttgtcacaaaattaaatttaagatacattTTTTTCAttgatcaaatttgatgatctTTAGAAacgaattaaattatataaaaaactaGAGATAAAAgtagtgaaaaaaaaatgggagaagagagagagagggaaagatTGAAgggaaaaaactcatcttttatggAGTACTGTATTATATAGATTTCgattgtcaattaagctctaatttcgttgaaagagaaactcatgtgaaaattgcaacaaaaatataaattcatgtatttcgTGGCtcaattgaaagttcaggtgaaaattgtaaACTTTTTTCAGAGTTcctgtattttttggccataaccccaatttaatttaagtatttcaTACTTCTATTAGCGAtaattacataattttttttgtcaaatgTAAGTTTCTAAGCTAAAAttagttatttttaaaaatatttattcaatATATCATTACAAGATTTATTTAGACTCTAATAAAAACCTGAATTCCAAAGACTTTGGTTAGTTAATTcagattaaaaaattaaaaaaattaaaactccaACTGTACAGtaattaatcaattattacATCCCCCAACTAATATAGTTACGAGACTTCTATCACTTGAAATAAATATTGTAGtttgaaataaatataatcTTTGGATTTATATCCACATCACTCACAAACAGCACACTAGCCATTCCCCCACACACTTCCAAATTTAAATAAGTAGTAAGTTAAATTCCTCCATATCCCAATATTATCCCATACATCATCGCAACCAATgccaatttatttaataattatttttttaacagaAAACCAAGTTTCATTTATATATCCCATTTGTCCAAAGTTGACCGATCTCACAAACACACCACACTAAAAAACTCAAAAAACTTCTCAGCTCCCTCCAATtcccaccgccgccgccgtcaaatgaccaaaatacccttcctccacctcctcctcctcctctcttcCCTGCCCATTCTCGTCATTTCACAGCAATTCTCCACCGCCGATAGAGCCATCCTTCTCAACATCAAACAGCAATGGGGGGACCCACCAATCCTCCACCACTGGAACTCCAGCTCGTCTCCCTGCGACTGGCCGGAAATCCAATGCTCCGGCGGCTCCGTCACCGGAGTCATCCTCAGCGGCTACAACCTCAACGGCACCGTTCCGGAATCCATCTCCTCCCTCCGGAATCTAACCGTTCTCTATCTTTCCTTCAATAATTTTTTCGAAGATTTTCCGAAAACAATTTTGAATTGCTCAAATCTTCAGTATCTAGACCTGTCGCAGAATCTGTTCGAAGGGAAAATTCCGGTGGAAATCGGCCGGCTGAAACAGCTGCGACTCCTCGACCTCAGCGGCAACAACTTCGCCGGGGATATCCCTCCCGCCATCGGCGAATTGGACGAGCTTATCACTCTGAATCTTTACATGAATTTATTCAACGGTAGTTACCCTAAGGAGATTTCCAAATTATCGAATCTCGTGAGTCTACGGCTGGCTTACAATGACCTCGCGCCGGCGGAAATACCGCCGGAATTCGGGAATCTGACAAAGCTGGAATATCTCTGGATGACGGAGGCGAATGTGATCGGCGTGCTGCCGCAGAGCTTCGCGAATTTGTCGAGCCTCCAGCATTTGGATTTGTCTGTGAATGAATTGAGTGGAGAAATCCCGCACGGATTGTTCTTGCTCAAGAATTTGAGTGTGGTTTATTTGTACCACAACAAATTTTCCGGCGTGATTCCTCAGACGATCGAGTCGTTGAATTTGGTGGAGCTTGATATCTCTATGAACAATCTGGCCGGAGAAATTCCGGAAGATATCGGAAAATTGAATAAATTGGAAGTTCTGACTCTGCATTCAAACAACCTGTTCGGCGAAATGCCGCAGAGTATTGCGATGATTCCGAGCTTGAAGAGTTTTAGGGTTTTCAGTAACAATTTGAGTGGAACTCTGCCGCCGGCGATGGGGAACTACTCAAAGCTCGAAGACTTCGAAGTTTCCGAAAATCATTTCACCGGAAACTTGCCGGAAAACTTGTGCGCCGGGCAAACTCTATTCGGCTTGGTGGCGTTCAACAACAATTTGACCGGAGAGATTCCGAAATCGCTCGGAAACTGTCCGCATCTCCGCACGCTGCAGCTCTACGGCAACCAATTCTCCGGCGAGATTCCGCCGGGGATCTGGACCGGGCTCAACATGACCAGCATGATGCTGAGCGGCAACAGATTCTCCGGCGAGCTCCCCCGCCGGATCGCGTGGAACATGACGCGCTTGGAGCTCAGCAACAACCGGTTCTCCGGCGGGATTCCGGCGGAGGCGTCGTCGTGGGCGAAGCTCGTCGTGTTCAAAGCCAGCAACAACTCGATCACCGGGCCGATTCCGAAGGGCCTCACCGCCCTCAATCAGCTGatcactctctctctagacGGAAATTCTCTCTCCGGCGAGCTCCCACCGGAGATCGTCTCGTGGTCGTCGCTCAACGGGTTGAATTTAGCCCGAAACCAACTCTCCGGCCAGATACCAGCCGCGTTCGGCTCCCTGCCCGATCTCCTAGACCTCGACTTATCGGAGAATCAACTCTCCGGCGATATCCCGCCGGAGCTGGGGCGGCTGAAGCTCACTTCCCTCAACCTCTCATCAAACCGATTAGCCGGAAAAATCCCCGACGAATTCGACAACATGGCCTACGCAAGCAGCTTCCTCAACAATCCGAAGCTCTGCGCAAGAAATCCAATCTCCAATCTCCCCAGCTGCTACGCACGTCTCCAACAATCTAAGAAATTATCACACAAAATCCTCGCGGTGATTCTGGTCTTAGCGATCGTGCTTCTCCTGGTCACCCTCGCGACGGCGCGTTTCCTAGTGAGAGAATACCGGAGGAAGAAGCTGAGCCGCGATCTCACCACGTGGAAGCTCACCTCGTTCCAACGGCTAGATTTCACCGAGGCCAGCATCCTCTCCCGGCTGCAGGAGAGCCAGATGATCGGCTCCGGAGGCTCCGGGAAGGTGTACAAGATCCCGGTCGACCGCGGGGCCCAATGCGTCGCGGTGAAGAAGATCGGGAGTGTCGCCAAGGCCGACCGCCAGCTCGAGAAGGAGTTCCTCTCGGAGGTTCAAATTCTAGGTAAACTTTGCATCTCATTTTTGGGGGAGCTCAAGCACCCCCAAACGAATTTTTTTACCTTGATacttatttcatattttaaaaaaaattatcattttcaAACAAAGCCCCTCAAGTTATTTTTCAGCATATTTTACATTTTTGGTGAATGAATTTCCTtcgcatttaaaataaattatgagttCCTGTCTGAGGTTCAGATACTAGGTTGGTGTTTATCTTGGAGTATCTTTATATATAGGGGCcgatgtaaaaaaaaaaaattgggagctAAAATCAAATTTTTAGTGTGGCAAGAGGTTACAAATTTTTACGCACACGCCTTTTTGAACTGATGAGTCGCCCTCGAGTCACCTGCAGCCTACATCGGCCGATTCATCGAGAAATCGTCTCGAGTCACCCTGAATGAGTTGACCGATGTGAATGCTCAAACACCTTCGGTCTTCTTGTGTGTCCGCTCCTATTTATAAAGTGAGGCAATGCCTTAAAGTAATTATAGCTATATAGATAAAACGGAAATGACAAATGAACACCGAGTGTCCAGGACACTCGGttaaaaaaccggtttttttacattttttaaagTGGGCCGGTTTTAGTTAATTAGTGTTTTTACTTTTGTATCCTTAGATTTTTTATAGTTAATATAAATCCAAAATTAGTTTGTTTTCGTTTAgtttgatttcttttttttcgtttagtttgtttccttttttttctttcattttgtttccttttttccgtttattttgttttcttatttttatgtttttatttcagaagcttttcttaattatataaatcaaatttgaattttatttttggaatttttttgattatttgtttcttgttaaaataatcttatatttgtttccagttttttttttcaaaattaatattatttatttttattcgaaaattattttttatttatttgtttactctAATTTTATGAAgatcctaaaaataatcctatttTTGTtccgaaattttttttttctgtaattttgatattctaaaattttggttttttcttttccgaagatttattattttggtttatcggaaattatgttattttatttctttccactaatttggatattcttctaaaaataattctagatttgtttccattaatttagatattctcaATAATATGTGATTaatactttgccaccttgtccGGTAGTGGCAACCGCATTAGTGAAggattagaaataaaaataaaatgaatcatatgacGGGACATCGATCG
It contains:
- the LOC130994797 gene encoding receptor-like protein kinase HSL1, with protein sequence MTKIPFLHLLLLLSSLPILVISQQFSTADRAILLNIKQQWGDPPILHHWNSSSSPCDWPEIQCSGGSVTGVILSGYNLNGTVPESISSLRNLTVLYLSFNNFFEDFPKTILNCSNLQYLDLSQNLFEGKIPVEIGRLKQLRLLDLSGNNFAGDIPPAIGELDELITLNLYMNLFNGSYPKEISKLSNLVSLRLAYNDLAPAEIPPEFGNLTKLEYLWMTEANVIGVLPQSFANLSSLQHLDLSVNELSGEIPHGLFLLKNLSVVYLYHNKFSGVIPQTIESLNLVELDISMNNLAGEIPEDIGKLNKLEVLTLHSNNLFGEMPQSIAMIPSLKSFRVFSNNLSGTLPPAMGNYSKLEDFEVSENHFTGNLPENLCAGQTLFGLVAFNNNLTGEIPKSLGNCPHLRTLQLYGNQFSGEIPPGIWTGLNMTSMMLSGNRFSGELPRRIAWNMTRLELSNNRFSGGIPAEASSWAKLVVFKASNNSITGPIPKGLTALNQLITLSLDGNSLSGELPPEIVSWSSLNGLNLARNQLSGQIPAAFGSLPDLLDLDLSENQLSGDIPPELGRLKLTSLNLSSNRLAGKIPDEFDNMAYASSFLNNPKLCARNPISNLPSCYARLQQSKKLSHKILAVILVLAIVLLLVTLATARFLVREYRRKKLSRDLTTWKLTSFQRLDFTEASILSRLQESQMIGSGGSGKVYKIPVDRGAQCVAVKKIGSVAKADRQLEKEFLSEVQILGSVRHSNIVKLLCCISSEDSKLLVYEYMENHSLDRWLHGSKRKALPPNSAVLDWPARLRIALGAAHGLCYMHHDCSPPIIHRDVKSSNILLDSDFNAKVADFGLAKNLAKRGEADTMSAIAGSFGYIAPEYAYTRKVNEKIDVYSFGVVLLELATGREPNCGDEHTSLAEWAWRSYGEGKPVADVLDRAIKEGGCLEEMISVYKLGLMCTSPLPTSRPSMKEVVQILQRCRPLDACNHRKKAEYDVAPLLGAEKYITSYRCDSKKLMDQSDNSLVTLV